The genome window GGATTGTCTTGGGGACCGCCGCCGGAGAGATGTCCACCTCGACTTCGACCGGCCGGGCGTCGATTCCAAACAGGGCGTAGGTGCAGAGTTTGGACAGCATTGAAGGGCGCGGCCGGAGAAGAGGTTCGAGACGGAGAGCAAGCCCGCCGGGCCCACACTCGCAGCGACTCAGGTCCGGTATTGAACCTTTGAACAGCAGTGCCGTCTAGGGAGCGTTCTACTGAAGAGAGGCCCGGCGTCGCGGTGCACCACAGTCGGTACTAGCCTCGGACCGTTCCCGTTCCAGCTGCAAGTCCCGGAGGAAGCGGTGGAGCAGGCCACCGGCGGAGAGATCGCCGGTCTCTTCCCCGTGGGCCCAGAGGTCCACGAGCGGGATCGCGTGCTCGGCGGCGATTCCGCGGGTTGCCTCCACATAGACCAAGCGGTCGATCTCGTCTTCGGCGGAGGTCGCGGCGCGGAACGTCGGCGTCATGAGGATCACCTCGCAGCCGCGGCGATGGCAGTAGCGGGTGAGCTGAATCAGCCGCCGCTCGAACCGCGGCAGCCCCTTGAGGGCCCGGACCTCCTCGCGGGTCGTCGTGCCGACGACCAGGATGTCCGGCCGGAAGCGGGCCACGCGGCGGTCGAAGTCCTGGAGGAGTTCCGTCAGCCGCAGCCCCGGCGAAGAGGTATCGACGAAGGCGTCGGTCTGCCGCCGCAGATTCTCCCGGATCGCCACCCCCGCCAGCCCGGAGAGCGGAACGGACGGGCCGTCATCAGGGGCGCCGCACGCCGGTTCGCCGGTGAAGACCCAGGCCAGGGGCGTCGCCCGGTCGGCGATCGCGGTCTCGAACGACCGCCGCTTCCGTTTCCACGTCGGGACGGGTGCGGATCCGGCCCCAGAAACCGTCGCCGTCTCCTCGGGGCCTGGCTCCGAAACTGCTGATCTTGCCTGAAGTTGCGCCAGAAGAAACAGCCGGCGACGTCGGTCCGCTTGCTCCGCAGAGAATCCGGTCATGTGACAGCCCTGGAAGGACGGCGTCGACGAGTCCGAGGATTGTATCGTGAAAACCCGTGGAAAGGGAAAAGAACAGGAATTCACGACGTATGCAGTGGTTAAGGACGGTTCCTTCCGGTCCCACCTCTGGGTAGAGTGTGAAGGCTCGGACGGACGGAGGCCCGGTTTTCCGCGTTGTTTTTCACGGCCCTCCGCGTCCGGACGTAGCGTTCGTCGCCTTTCATTCATCTTCGTCGTTCTTCCTGACCATGCACACGTTGTCCTTGTCGCTTCTGGCTCAGCAGGCGGTTCAGGCTCCGCAGACGCCGACCGGCCTCGTCCTCGGCTTCCTGCTGGCGATCGTCGCGCTGTTCATCGGGGTCAACTACTTCACCCGGACCGGCTCGATCGCCCGGGCGACCCTCAAGGAAGCGATCCGCCAGCCGGTGTTCATCCTCCTGGCGGTCGTCGGCGTCGTGGTCGGGGTGGTGAACTACTACCTCCCGTTCTTCTCGCTCGGCGAAGACACCAAGATGTTCGTCGACTGCGGGCTGGCGACGACTCTCATCTGCTCGCTGATCCTCGCCGTCTGGACTGCCTCCCTCAGCGTGGCGGAAGAAATCGAAGGTAAGACCGCAATCACCCTGCTCTCGAAGCCGGTCACGCGGCGGGAGTTCATCCTCGGGAAGTACTTCGGGATCCTGCAGGCCTCGTTCTGGATGATCGTGATCGTCGGGACGGTGCTCGTCTGTCTGACCTACTTCAAGTTCGGCTTCGACCAGAAGGAGTCGGGCAAGGAACTCCTCGACTACGTCGAGTGGCGCGGGAACATTCCCTCGCTGCAGAAGGACCGCTACGAGGCGGCCGTGACGCTGCTCCCGGGCCTCGTCCTGATCTTCTTCGAGTCGGCTGTCATGGCGGCGGTGAGCGTGGCGATTTCGACCCGCATGCCGATGATCGTGAACATGACCGCGTGCTTTTCGATCTTCATCGTCGGGCACCTGATGCCGGTGCTCGTCCGGTCCGCCCTGCAGGACATTCCGTTCGTCCCGTTCGTGGCCCAGTTCTTTGCCACCGTCCTGCCGGCGCTGGAGAACTTCAACATGTCCGCGGCCGTCTCGACGGGTAAAATTATCCCGTCTGCCTATCTCCTCTCGACAGGCGCGTACGCGGTGGCGTACTCGGCAGCGATCGTGCTGCTGGCCTTCATCCTGTTCGAGGACCGGGATCTGGCGTAGCAGGCCGACTGAGTTGAAGGTCGAGTGCCCCGTGGCGAATGGACCAGGAACGGCTGTCCGTTCGGCCCTCCCCCCGGGGTGCCAGGCCCTCGACCAACAAGTAAGGGAGTGAGATCCCGGTTACGGATTGCCAGTCGTAGAGGATGGTCCGCCCCGCTCGCGACGTTCAGGAATCCGACATGTCCGCCCCGACCGGTTTCGATCGTCTCCTCCCCCGCCGCATCTGGACGCAGAGCATCGGGCTCCGCATCCTGCTCTGGAGCTCTCTGGCGGCGATCTCGATCGTTGTCGTGCTCTGTATCTTCGCTCTGCTGGTGGACTTGCTGGTTCACCATGGACACTTGGTGATCGCTCCGGACGACGCTCCCCGGGCCGTCGCTTTCTTCGGTTTCGACGAAGGGACCACGCTCCCCACCGGTAACACCGGACTGATGCCGACCGCATGGGCCTTGCGGAACATCAATCCCGTGGGGCAGCTGCTGGCCTGGGGGATGCGGAACGAATTCCTCCGCACGAACCGCGGCTCGCTCTTCTGGCTGATCTTCGCGTGGGCCTCGTTCGCCGCTCTCTGGACGATCTGCCGCTCCCGAATTCGGACTCTCTCATCGCGGCTCGCCGCCGAGGTCGCCTCCCGAGTCCGAAGCGACCTGCACCGGCAGTCGCTCCGCGTCGGCCTGAGCGGGCTCGACAACACCCCCAACGAGACGGTCGTCTCGCTGTTTCTCCGGGAGACCGGCCAGATCTGGGACGGGGTCTTCGCCTTCGCCCGGACGTGGTGGCGGGAGATCCTGACCTCGGTGCTGGTCCTGCTGCTGCTGCTCCGGCTCGACTGGCGGCTGACGCTGCAGGCGGTCGTTCCGCTGGCGGCCGCGGTGTGGCTCTACTGGTATGAGCGCCGGGCCGGAGCCGATCAGCGTCGGCTGGCGATCGACCGGGCCTCGGGCGCGGTTCGGGCTCTCTCGGAAGGGCTCGGAAAGCCGCGGCTGGTCCGGGGATACTCGATGGAGCACTTCGAGCACGAGCAGTTCCAGACGTATCTCGACCGCCTGACGCGCGATGTCTTGCTGGGGCAGAACCTGGAAGGCTCCACGATCTGGACCGCCCGGGCGGGGATCGCGCTCCTCTCGGCCATCGTCCTGTTCCTGATCGGGGCCCGTGTCCTGTCGGAGACGAATCCGATCTCGCTTGCCGTGGCGGCGACGTTCCTCGTCGGCTTCGGCCTTCTGATCCGAAGCGTCAACGCCCTCAAGCATCAGGTCGACGCGCGGTTGAAGCTCGACATCGCCAGCAATGCGGTGCAGCGTTATCTCCTGACGATTCCCGAAGTGAGTCAGGCGGTCGGGGCCAAGTTCATCGAGCCGGTCTCCAAATCGATCATCTTCGAGAACGTCACGTACGCGGTCGGCAGCAGCAAGCCGCTCCTGGAGCGGTTCGACCTGCGGATTCCGGCGCGGAGCTCCGTGGCTGTCGTCTCGTTTGACCGCCGCGTCTCCCGCGCGATCGCCTACATGCTCCCGCGGTTCATCGAGCCGCAGGCGGGCCGCGTGCTCTTTGACAGCGAGGATGTCGCCTGGGGGACTCTGGAGTCGATCCGGGCGGAGATGCTCTACGTCGGCGGGGACGATCCGCTGTTCACCGGCACCGTGCTGCAGAACATCACTTGTGGTGATGCCAAGTACACGACGATGGCCGCGACCGATGCCGCCAAGATGGTTCACGCCCACCAGTTCATCCAGAAGCTGCCGCAAGGTTATGAGACGCTGCTGGGGGAACATGGGGACCGGCTTGATGCCGGCCAGTCGTTCCGGATCGGACTGGCGCGGGCCGCGCTGCGGAACCCGGCCTGTCTGGTTGTCGAAGAGCCGGAGATCACCTTCGATTCTGTCACGAAGGATGCGATCGACGATGCCTACTCCCGTCTGATGAACAATCGGACGGTGATCTTCCTTCCGACGCGGCTGTCGACGGTCCGTCGTGTGGATCAGGTGGTGCTGGTGAATGAGGGGCGGGTCGAGGCGATTGGTCCGTATGCGGATCTGGTGACGAAGTCGGACCTGTTCCGGCATTGGGAGTACACGACGTACAACGTGTACAAGAAGGGCTGAGCGAGTTGGTGTCTTGAACCGGGTCCAGGGGCACCCCTGGTGGGGAGTGCAGAGGGGCAACGCCTCTTTGCCCGCCGGAGGCCCTCTCGTCGAGAGATGTCTGAAGGAGCGAGTGTCCAAGTGCGGACAACGTGCCGTATGCCCCCTCACCAATCCGCGGGGATGGCAAAGCGAGCGGTGAGTCCTCAACGCCGGGGCCACAAAGCGAACATCCGTTGTGTACCACGGTTCCTCATAGAAGTGCCTCCGGCGGCAAGGGGGCGGGGCCCCCTTGACCCCAGGCTGCCGGAGCACGTTGGGTTTGACGTGACACAGCCGTGCCGGCGAGGGGACGGAATTGGCCTGCCCCCCTTACTAGGAAGACGGTAGCCTCCCGCAACGTCGTCTTCGCGAAGGATCGCCATGCACGCCCAGGAGTGGATTGCCCGGTTCGGACGCCGGCAACGGATCATCGGAGCAGCACAGCTCCGGCGCGTGCTCGGCCGGCAATCCAAGGAGTGCACTTGGTGCGGCGCGGCGGTCCCGCCCCGCCGGAGCCGATGGTGCGGCCAGCCCTGCGTCGACGCCTTCCTGTCACTCCAGCCCGCGGCGATCTTCCAGGCCGTTTCAAAACGTGACCGAGGGGTCTGCTCACTCTGCGGCTGCGACACCGAGCGGATCCGCCGGATCGTCAACGCCCTCCGCCGTCGCCGGGAGTTCGGCGGCGCCCGCATCTATCTCATCGCACTCAAGAAGGAGGGATTCCGGACGGGACTCTTCTCCGTCCGGCGGCTGTGGGAGGCGGACCACATCGTCCCGGTCTGCGAAGGGGGCGGCCTGTGCCGGGCCGATGGATATCGGACACTGTGTCAGCCATGCCACAAGCGGGTCACCGCCGACCTGGCCCGCCGGCGGCGAAAAGCGGCATGAGAGAAGCGGACGGGATCCGGCAGAAGAAGAAAGGAACAGCTTACTGCCGTCGCCTCTCGTGTGGACCAGAACCGTTCGGGCCCCCCGAACCTTTCGGACTCTCGGATGCTCTTGCTCTCATTCCGGCCCTTCGCCATAAGCCTCCAGCCCTGTTCAAACTTGGGCAATTTCCACCGTCCATTTGGAGTTTCTGGAGAATCTGGCCTGTCACGGTCGAAAGCATTCGATATACTTAATCCATCACACCCGAGTCTGACGTGTGATGGCCTGCGGGTTCAGGCGTGCTGTCTGGCTCGTTGTTTCTGTCTGGATTGCGGTGTTTCTGCCGCGAAGTGCCTTGGTTGAGTCTCCGGCTCATTTGTGTGTGGCCGGTGTCGATCGAGAGCATTGACGGTGTGGTGAAATCCGTCGAGCGTCCGTCGTTGCGATGGTTTCGCCGATGTTTCCGGAGAGTGGCGAACTCTCCATCCGCCGGGTGAATGTCGTTCATTCCGGCTGCTGAGTCGGGTTCTGCCCGCCGGCGGCTGAAGAGCGTGGTCACCGCGGTCATCCCTTTGACCCAGGGCACACGTGGGTTGTGGGGATTCGGTTCTGGACCGATCCGATTGATCCTGTGGACCAGTCGGAAGGACGTGATTTCAGGGATGTTTTCACGGCGACTGGCCGGCTGTTTTTTGCGAACGGCACGATGGTCGCATCGGGAACGTCCTTGTCTCGTCCCTCTCGGTTCAGCAGGGGTGCTGCGCACCCGAGTGGTCCTGCACGGGGTCGTCCTGTCCTTCTGACTGTGTTGCTGGTCTGGGACAGGTCAGCCGGCCCCTCCAGAGCGCGGAAAAGAGTCCGCGTGTGAAAACGGTGCCGATCGGCACCCGGAGAGTTTGATCAGATGACAAGCATTTTCATTGGCAATCTGCCCTTCGAAGCGTCGGAACGGGAAGTCCGCACCGCCTTCGAACGCTACGGGCGGGTGTCGTCGGTCCGCATGGTGACCGATCGCGGAACCGGCCGTTCCAAGGGCTGTGCGTTCGTCTCGATGTCCCGTCTGGACGACGCCGACGAGGCGATCCGGCGGCTGAATGGCTCGACGATCGGCGGACGCCGCGTCACCGTGAACGAAGCCCGCTCGTCTTCGCCCCCGCCGCCGCATGTGGCGAGCGGCCGGTCCGAGTCGGCCCGACCCATCGCGCCGATCAAGGATCCGATTCCCTGGGATCGCTTCTAAACGAGGCGGCCCCCAGAACGGACGGGCCAGAGCGGACGTGCCGGAACGGACGTCACAAAAAGCAAAAGTACGAGAATCCAAGGCCAGCCCGCAACCCGCGGATGCTGGCCTTTTGTCTGTCGGGACCTCTCCTGTCTCGAACCCCACTGTAGGGAAGCCCTGCCCTCGGCGTTCCCGTCTCTGAAGCCCGTTGACGCTGGCCGATCGGCAGGCGTAGGATGGATTTGCGACCGTGCCACCTCGCGGCACCGGCACCCTTGGCACAACCCGCACAGGTTGCCTCCGCGGATTGATTCGAGTGTCTCTCACGCGGATGGCCCGCCCGGTCGATGACCGAGAGGAGATAGAGTCAGCGGTCCGTGTCGGTCTCGTGGAGCGTCCGCCTGCCAGGATGAGGTGGCCGCGACACCGGTTCCTCCCACACCCGCGTCAGGGGCGGTGAGCATGAATCTGTTCGGTAAGATCTGCGCCTTCTTCCTCGTGCCGGTCAGCGCCGCCTGTGCGCTGTATTTGGCGGGCCGGCTGTTCGACGTCCGGTCGAAGTACCAGGCCAAGTACGACACCCTGGTCCAGACCCGCGACAAGAATCAGGCCCAGCTCAAGACGCTGGAGCCGGAAGTCGCCGCGCTGGATCGGCAGATCTCCCTGGTGCAGAACTCCTGGGGACAGGAGTGGACCGCTCCCAACTCCAGCGTTCAGGGGGGAGCCGAGCCGATCATCGATCTCGGCGTCGGAATGAGCGCCGGGCTGGCAACCCAGCCGATGGGGGCCAACAAGCCGCTTCCGACGGTCTTCGTGTTCGCCACGACTCCCGACGGACAGTCCCGCTATCTCGGCGACTTCGACGTCGTCGACCCGCGGGCCGACCGGACGGGGGTCAAGCTCACGCATCCGCCGCTCGCCGGCGAGTCCGAGACGTGGCAGGCGGGTCTGTTCCGGGTCCGCGACCTGATTCCGATCGCCCACCGCAGCAACTTCTACGAGCTCCGGTCGCAGCAGATCCAGATGGACCAGAAGCTCCAGACGGAGCAGGATCTGGTCCGCCTGAAGGACATCGAGATCGCCGGCTCGAAGAAGCAGCTCGATAGCCGCATGGCGGAGCTCAACGGCAATCCGAACGCTCTGCCGGAAGCGAGCGAAGACGTGAAGGAAGGGCTCGTCAAGAGCCTCGCCAAGGAAGAAGGAGTCCGCGATGTCGAGCAGGCCCAGGTCGAAAAGCTCCGCCGCGAGCTGAGCGACAAGTTCGCCGAGCTCCAGACCCTCCTGGCAAAGAACGCCCAGATCGTCGAGCAGATGGAGAAGGAGCGGGGAGTCGCGGGGGACCGGCAGACGGTCGATGCCAAGCCGCTCACCACCAGCCTTCCCCTGCCGGTTTCGCGGTAAGTCCTTCCGCCTGAGAACTCGGCCTGTCGCTCCGATCGCGTCTTCGAAGGGCGCCCTGGAGTCTGGGCAGCCGAGGCGGGCGGCCGGAAGGAATCTCCCAGCGTGTCTGAGCCGTCCCGTTTCGAAGCCGAAATCCGCGCGGGACAGCGGTTCGAGTTCGGCCGGAACTGGGCCAGCTTCCTCGAGCATCTGAACGAAGACCGGATCCAGCGGGCAGTCGGCTCGCTGAGGTCGATGCTCCAGGTCGATCGTCTGGACGGCCGGCGATTCCTGGACATCGGATGCGGCAGCGGTCTCTTCTCGCTCGCCGCGCGGCGCCTCGGAGCCCGGGTCGTCTCCTTTGATTTCGATCCGCAGAGCGTGGCCTGTGCTGAGGAGCTCCGCCGTCGCGAGTTCTCCGATGACCCGGAATGGATCATCCACCGGGGTTCCGCGCTCGATGAAGCGTTCCTCACCTCGCTCGGAGAGTTTGACATCGTCTACTCCTGGGGAGTCCTGCACCACACCGGCCGGATGTGGACCGGCGTGGACCTGGCGTGCCGCCGCGTGGCGGGCCAGGGGACGCTCTTCATCGCCCTCTACAACGACCAGGGCTGGCTCTCGCGGTTCTGGCTGCGGGTCAAGCAGGCGTACTGCGCCCATCCGGTCCTCCGGGGACTGGTTCTGGCGACTTTCGTCCCTTACTTCGCGCTGCGGACGACGCTGAAATCCCTCCTTCGCGGCCGGAACGAGTTTGCGGCGTACTTTGAGGAGCGGGGGATGTCGATCACGCACGACTGGGTCGACTGGCTGGGGGGGCTCCCTTTCGAAGTCGCCGGCTTCGATGAAACGGTGCGGTTCTGCGAGTCCCGCGGCTTCGCGCTCGTCAACTCCCGATCGACGAAGCGGCTCGGCTGCAACGAGTTCGTGTTCCGGCGGGGCCCGGCCGCCGGCTGACGGGCAACCGCCGTATCCCCGGTTTCGCTCCGGGTGTTACACTCCCCTTCGCAAGGAGGAGTGGATGTCGGCCGGTGCGGAGTCGTCGTTTTCCGTGGGATATCGTGTGACCCTGGACCTGTTCCAGGGCCCTCTCGACCTGCTCCTGTACCTCGTGCGGCGGAACGAGCTCGATATCCGCCATCTTCCGATCGCGCCGATCACATCGCAATTCGAAGACTTCCTCTCGATCCTGAAGGCGATCGACCTCGATCTCGTCGGCGATTTTCTGCTGATGGCCAGCACGCTGATGGAGATCAAGAGCCGGGACGTGCTGCCCAACCCGGACGAGACCCCTGACGTCGTCGACGCGGAAGGGCCGCTCGACAACGGGGATCCCAAGGCGGACCTGATCCGCAAGCTGCTCGAGTACAAGCGGTTCAAGGACGCGGCCAATGCCCTTGAGTCGCGGGCACAGGAGTGGCAGGAGCGGTATCCGCGGCTGGCGGACGAGCGGCCCCGTGTGGGCAAGGACCCGGCGGCGGACCGGATCAAGGAGGTCGAGCTGTGGGACCTTGTGAGTGCCCTCGGCCGGATCCTGAAGCGGAAGGATGTCGAGGACGAGCGGACGGTCCAGTACGACGAGACGCCGATCCATGTTTACGTGGCCCAGATCGGCGGGGTCGTGCGGGAGCGGGGGGAGGTCAAGTTCTCGTCGCTCTTTGACGAGGAGACGATTCGGAGCCGGATTGTCGGGATGTTTCTGGCGGTGCTCGAGCTTTTGCGGCACCACGGCTTCCGGGCGCTGCAGGAGGGGGATTATGGCGAGATCACGATCTGGCCGCCTGATCCGAATCTGGAGGGTCACCATGCGGATGTCGTGGCCCGGGAGGAGGAAGTGCCCCCGGCTCCGGTAGCGGAAGTTCCGGAGTCGGATGAAGGTTCCCGACGCAAGAAGCGATTCCGGCGCGATGCTGTGGACGGCGCTTCATAGCCCAACCCAATGTCACAGGCCCGATCCGGGTCCAGGGGGGCACCCTGGTGGGGGATGCAAGGGGGCCGGTGGGGGAGGCGGAAGGGGTTCAGGCTGAAGGCGGAAGGTAGAGCGGCGCAGCTCAAGATCATTTGGTCCTGGTCGGGTCCAGGGGCACCCTGGTCAGGGAGTGCAGAGGGGAGAATCCCCTTTGCCCGCCGGAGGCCGTCTCGTCGAACACCATCGGAAACCTTGTGTGTCCAAACGCGGACGACGTGTGGGATGCCCCCTCACCAACCCGCGGGAACTCCAGGGCGAGCGTGGAGTCCTCAACGCCGGTTCCACAAAACGGACGTCCGTTGTGTCCCACGGTTCCTCATGGAAGGGCCTCCGGCGGCAAGGGGGTGAGACCCCCTTGACCCCAGGCTGCCGTGGCACGTTGGGTTTGAGCTATGGGAGCCGTGCCGGCAAGGACGCGGTTCGGGCCGTCTTTGACTCAGGAGTGTTGCTGGGGCTTGGTCGCCACAACATGAAACGTCGCCCCGCGACGACAGACCGCCGCCAACATCTCCAGCAACGTCGCCGGAGGCATCCCCAACCCAAACGCCAGCGAGTACCACGCGCGCGTCCCGAGCGGAATCCCCTCCGGCGAGGCCGAGCCCCGCAGCAGCCAGGAGTAAAGACCGTTCCGCACCCGCGGGTTGAGCTTGTTCAAAACGCTCTGCACCCACCCATACGGGTTCTGCCGCAGCGAAAAATGATGCCAGCTCCGGACTTGGAACCCGCTGTCGGTCAGCAGCCGCGACATCGCCTGCGTCGAGAAGTGAAACAGATGCCGCGGCGCATCGAGATGAAACCACGCCGCCCCGCTCCAGCGGGCCTGCCAGCTCGAATAGTTCGGGACCGCGATGATCACGTTCCCCCCCGGCTTCAGGATCCGATAGACCTCGGCCAGCGTCTCCCGCGGATTCGACAGGTGCTCAAAGACGTGCCAGATGATGATCTGGTCGAACAGGTTGGCGTCGAACTTCACGTCCGCCAGGGTGTCGCCAAAACGGATCTCCGCCCGAGGATCGGCTCCGCGGGCCGCCTCGGGAGCCCGCTCGGTCCCAAAGACCCGGTACCCTCGATCCGCCAGATCACGGAGCAGGACCCCCCGCCCGCAGCCGACATCAAGGACCGCCGCCCCCCGCGGCAACCGCGACGTAATGAACCGCAACCGCCGCGCGCCGACGAGCCGGACCGCCCCCTCGATCAACCCGCGGAACTTCTCGCCGTTCGAGCCGTAATACTGCGGCGGATAGAAGGTCGCAATCTCCTCCGGGGACGGCATCGGGTCCATCCACGCGAGTCCGCAGTCGGGACACTCGATCAGGCGATTCGCCAACCCCTCGATCCGGAACCGCGGGGCGGCGCGCGTTCCGCCGCACACCGGACAGGTCCGCGTTCCCCCGTCGGTCTCCGAGATCGCAACGGGAGCGCCGGAGGAAATCTCCTCGACACCCCGGTCGTACAGCGCGACAGGAGCGGAAGGAGAGGCGGGCGATGGGGACGATGGCATATCGGAAGCAGAACGCCGTGAGGCGGGCGGGCCGGGAGTGAACGGAGTTGGAAGAAGGACGGGGACGGCGGGACGATCTCCGACCGGGGGCACGCGACGGCGGACCCGCGACACGAGGATGGAGGTTCCCTTGCGTCCGTCTTCCGCTTCAATCTATAGACTACTCGTCAAGATTCCGCCATCGCTCTCTGGCGCCAGCAGGCCATGACCCTCGATCGCACGGGTGTCCGCTCGGACCCACCCTCGGACGGAAACCCCCTCCGAAGGATCGCATGGGGTCTGTTTGCCCTGGGGGTGCTGTTCCTCCTGTGGCGGTTCCCCACGATGTGGTGCCAGCCCGGCGGCCAGGACGAAGAGTGCTACGCGGTCCCCGGCCTGACGATCCTGACGAGCGGCCGGCCGCAGATGCCGCAGCTCCCGGTCCGCGACACGCGGTCGGTCTTCTACCGCTCGGATGACGCGGTCTATCTGGAACCCCCCTTCTTCTTCTACTTCCAGTCGCTGTTCTATGCCGTCCTCCCCGACACCTACGGGACGGCCCGGCTCGCGTCCGCCACCGCGGGGGTCATGCTGATCGCCCTGACGGGAGTCCTCGCCCTGCGGGCCGGGCTCGGCCCCGCCGCGGCCCTGTGGGGGGCGGGGCTGTTCATGATGTCCCGCTGGCTCTTCTTCAACGCCACGATGGCCCGGCCCGACACCCTCTGCTCCGTCTTCGGCCTGCTGACGATCCTGGCGGTCCACGCGTGGGACCGGAGCCGCAAACGGCGATGGCTGCTGGCCGCGGGGGTCGCGATCGGACTCGGCGGACTGACGCACCCGTTCGCCCTCGCCTACGCGGTGCAGGCGGCCGGCTGGATCGCGCTCCGGTCGCGTGGGGCCGGACGGCTCGGAAACCCGGCGCTCGTCGCCGCGGTCTCGCTGGCGGTCGCGGGCCTGTGGATCCCGCTCATCGTCCAGTACCCCGAGACATTCCGGATCCAGTTCCGCAATCAGTTCGTCCACGACGCGGGGGGCTCGCTCCTCGGGCGGATCGCGTTGCCGTGGGAGTCGCTGGCCTATCACGTCGAAAAGACCTGGCCCCACATCGGTCCCTGGCAGTTCCTCCTGCCGTTCGTCGGAACGGCCTGGGCGCTCCTCGCTCGCCACGACTCAGGGGAAGACCCGCGGTGGATCGGCTGGCTCGCATTGTCGGGAGCGTTCCTGATCGCCGTGCTGGTGGGAGCGCATCACCCGGTCTTCGGGTACTTCAGCTATCCCGCGGCGCTCGCCTTCGTCGGCGTCGGGGGGGCGGTCGACCGGCTGAGCCGCGGTCTGGCGCGTGTCCCCGGACTGGCACGTGTCCCCGGACTGGCGTTCCTGTTCGGTGCGGTGATGGTCCTCTCGATGCTCCCCGGCTCGGGGGCCCGGGCGACCCTCGCGCTGACGCGGCATTTTCAGGACGTCAACCACAACGCCCCGCGTTTCAGCCAAGCCCTCCTCAAGGAGCTT of Planctomyces sp. SH-PL14 contains these proteins:
- a CDS encoding ArnT family glycosyltransferase → MTLDRTGVRSDPPSDGNPLRRIAWGLFALGVLFLLWRFPTMWCQPGGQDEECYAVPGLTILTSGRPQMPQLPVRDTRSVFYRSDDAVYLEPPFFFYFQSLFYAVLPDTYGTARLASATAGVMLIALTGVLALRAGLGPAAALWGAGLFMMSRWLFFNATMARPDTLCSVFGLLTILAVHAWDRSRKRRWLLAAGVAIGLGGLTHPFALAYAVQAAGWIALRSRGAGRLGNPALVAAVSLAVAGLWIPLIVQYPETFRIQFRNQFVHDAGGSLLGRIALPWESLAYHVEKTWPHIGPWQFLLPFVGTAWALLARHDSGEDPRWIGWLALSGAFLIAVLVGAHHPVFGYFSYPAALAFVGVGGAVDRLSRGLARVPGLARVPGLAFLFGAVMVLSMLPGSGARATLALTRHFQDVNHNAPRFSQALLKELPADATYVVAPEFVLDFLAAGRRTLMVQALPKDPRENAPLYDYRIASRSIAYVEPERTWNDERLWSRGDASDPFACYAEVFATRRSVPKTPDATE